CAAGGTGATGCATTGGCAATGCCTTTTGAGAAAGATGAATTTGATTTTGTTATAGCCTCCCATATTGCAGAGCACATTGAGGATCCTGAAAAATTTTGCAAGGAATTATCCAGGGTAGGCAGAATGGGCTATGTTGAAACTCCCGGAAAATTATCGGAGTTGTTTTTCAATGAGCCTTTTCATAAATGGATTGTTTATAAAAAAGGAGATGTACTTGTATTTAAAGAAAAGACTGGTTTTAAATGCTTCAGTGAATTTTTCTACAGGTTTTATTATTTGAATGAAACCCGTGTGGGCCATAAACCTTTATATTCAAAATCATTTTTTATGATCCTGATTGTAAATCTCCTTCGAAAATCCTGGAAACACCTTCCAGCAACTTATACTAAATATGCATGGAAGGGAAATATTCAATACAGGATCATTCTTAAATAAAGCAATGTTAAAAAAGATTTCATCCACAATTGGGGTAAAAGCAATTACGGCAATATTCGCTTTTTTAACTCTAATTATAACGGCCAGAATTTTAGGTACGGAAGGCAGGGGTATTATAGGATTATTCATGGCAACAGTTTCTTTTGCTATCATGTTCAATTATTTGATTGGCGGATCCACCTTGGTTTATCTTTCATCCCGGCATCCAAACAATACGCTTATATGGTCTTCTTATATATGGGCTGTCTTTTCCAATGCACTTGCATTTGTTATTATTTCTCTTTCAAACTCCTCAATTGCTGAATATGCCAACCACATTTTTGTAATATCACTTCTTACCTCTCTTTTTCAAATAAATTTAAACATGCTTCTAGGTAGGGAAAATGTATTGAAATATAATTTATATAGCCTTTTAATGGTTTCTCTTAATTTTCTTTTGATATGCCTGTTATTTCTGATTTTGGAGTGGCATTCGATTGAATCTTTTATTTATTCTCTTTATGTGTCTTTGGCTGTATGTTTTATCCTAAGTTTGTTTGCATTAAAGGGATCTTTGGATTTGAAATTTGATAAAAACTTATGGATTACAGGAGTAACTGCAATGAGTTTTGGATTTATTTCTCAATTAGCAAACATCAGCCAGCTTTTAAATTTAAGGCTTAGTTTCTACCTAATTGAATATTATACTTTTACTGAGAACGTTGGAGTTTATTCAACCGGCACCACCCTAACCGAATCAATTTGGATGATTGCAGGTTCAATGGCACTGGTTCAGTATGCTATTGTTTCAAATTCAAGAGATAGAAGAGAATCCATGGAAATGTCAGCTAAAATGGCAAGAGTGAGTCTTATATTAACCCTTATGGCCTTAATACCATTGCTAATCCTGCCTGAAAGTTTTTATACTTACATCTTTGGAGAGGGTTTTAGGGGGATAAAAAATGTAATATATGCCCTTTCACCTGGTGTATTAAGCATTGGCTTTAGCATGGCTTTCAGTCATTATTTTGCAGGTGTAGGGAATTATAAAATCAATGCAATTTGTTCTGGCTCCGGTCTCCTTGTAACGCTTGTTTGTTCATTGTTAATGATTCCACTTTGGGGAATTGTGGGTGCTGGAATTGCCTCAAGTATTGCTTATCTTTTCATAAGCTTTTTACTGATTGTGTTTTTTATAAAGGATACAAAGATCAGTATTGGATTATTAATCCCTTCAACAAGAGATTTTGAAGCTTTAAGTGTATTAAAAAACAAGCTTTTGAGTTTTACCCGACCACCCCATCATTAAGGAAAATACTTTTTAAAATTCAGCATTTAGTTAGTTAAAATGCCGTTTGGATTAAAGGAAATAAAAAATTAGTTTCAATGTTAAGGATTGTAAAGCTTAATCTTTGGGATTAGTTATATAACTGTTTAATAATTTTCACTTTAGGAGTTGAAAATAGAGATGGGTTTGTTAGAAGAAAAAATTGACGATCTTTATTCTAAGCAACTTTTACATTAGCTAAACTTTTAGTTTACATAAAAGAAAACAGATCAGATAAGTGTTTAATAAAATTGCAAGTACGTTTATAACTCGTGGAATTTCGGCTCTGATTAGCTTTGCAGTGCTTATTATTACTGCAAAGGTACTGGGAGCAGAAATCAGGGGAAACATAAGTTTATTAATCCTAGGTATTTCATTCATCACAATGATAAGCCAGGTTGCAGGAGGACCTGCACTTATATATCTTATTCCAAAATCAAACATCTCCTCTCTGGTAGGTGTTTCCTATATATGGGCTGCTATAAGTTGTCTGGTTTTTTCATTTATTTTAAGCGCGACCAACTTTATCCCTGAATTTTTTTTCTATCATTTACTTTTCATTTCCTTACTTCAATGCTTAAGCCATCTGCATTTAGTTATATTACTAGGTAAAGAAAAAATAAACATACATAACCTGATTGTGTTGGCCCAGGTTTTTACACATATTATTTTTATGGCCTTTTTTGTTTTTATTTGGGATCAAAAAACCATAGAATCATTTATCTGGTCTATTTATATCAGCAACATTTTAACTTATATTTTAAGTCTCATTGCAATACAAAAATATTTTGTCAAGTTTAATTTATTTGAATTACCAGGGCTTTTAAAAACAATGTTTAAAAATGGCACTTATAC
This region of Bacteroidota bacterium genomic DNA includes:
- a CDS encoding polysaccharide biosynthesis C-terminal domain-containing protein, with product MLKKISSTIGVKAITAIFAFLTLIITARILGTEGRGIIGLFMATVSFAIMFNYLIGGSTLVYLSSRHPNNTLIWSSYIWAVFSNALAFVIISLSNSSIAEYANHIFVISLLTSLFQINLNMLLGRENVLKYNLYSLLMVSLNFLLICLLFLILEWHSIESFIYSLYVSLAVCFILSLFALKGSLDLKFDKNLWITGVTAMSFGFISQLANISQLLNLRLSFYLIEYYTFTENVGVYSTGTTLTESIWMIAGSMALVQYAIVSNSRDRRESMEMSAKMARVSLILTLMALIPLLILPESFYTYIFGEGFRGIKNVIYALSPGVLSIGFSMAFSHYFAGVGNYKINAICSGSGLLVTLVCSLLMIPLWGIVGAGIASSIAYLFISFLLIVFFIKDTKISIGLLIPSTRDFEALSVLKNKLLSFTRPPHH